A single Verrucomicrobiia bacterium DNA region contains:
- a CDS encoding metallophosphoesterase: protein MPIHLPPFSRRDFLKRSLLAGVGLALAPTWATAELTSDAESWALLSDPHIAADATKVAREINMTEHLIAVGKEVLGLPERPAGLLVCGDLAYNQGTPGDYRQFTSLINPLRAAGLPVHLTLGNHDERGNFWTALATDDPAKRPVADKQVTLLETKKLNWFILDSLEVTRQTPGRLGESQLDWLRKTLDANPQKPAVVFVHHNPGSGVNTGAMKDTAALLEVIRPRRQVKAWIFGHTHVWKLAEDSSGIHLVNLPAVGYVFRPDAPSGWVHALVRDEGMSVELRSLDGKHADHGRKINLAWRAA from the coding sequence ATGCCAATTCATTTACCGCCATTTTCGCGCCGCGATTTTCTGAAACGTTCGTTGCTCGCTGGAGTCGGTCTGGCGCTGGCCCCGACGTGGGCCACAGCGGAACTGACCTCAGACGCCGAATCGTGGGCGCTGCTTTCCGATCCACATATCGCCGCGGACGCCACCAAGGTGGCGCGGGAAATCAACATGACCGAGCATTTAATTGCCGTGGGCAAGGAGGTGTTGGGACTGCCCGAGCGCCCGGCTGGTTTGCTGGTTTGCGGCGACCTGGCGTACAACCAGGGCACGCCCGGCGATTATCGGCAGTTCACATCCCTCATCAATCCGTTGCGCGCCGCCGGATTGCCCGTGCATCTCACGCTCGGTAATCATGATGAGCGGGGAAATTTCTGGACGGCGTTGGCAACGGACGATCCGGCCAAACGTCCCGTGGCGGATAAACAGGTCACGTTGCTGGAAACCAAAAAGCTGAATTGGTTCATTCTGGATTCTTTGGAAGTAACGCGGCAAACGCCCGGCCGGTTGGGCGAATCGCAACTGGATTGGTTGCGGAAGACCTTGGATGCGAATCCACAGAAGCCCGCCGTGGTTTTTGTGCATCACAATCCAGGCTCGGGCGTGAACACCGGCGCGATGAAAGATACGGCGGCCCTGCTTGAAGTCATCCGGCCGCGGCGTCAGGTGAAGGCGTGGATTTTTGGGCACACGCACGTTTGGAAACTGGCCGAAGATTCCAGCGGCATTCATCTGGTGAATCTGCCGGCGGTGGGCTACGTGTTTCGTCCGGACGCCCCTTCCGGTTGGGTTCACGCTTTGGTGCGCGACGAGGGGATGTCGGTGGAGCTGCGCAGTTTGGATGGCAAACATGCGGATCACGGTCGGAAGATCAATCTGGCCTGGCGCGCGGCTTAA
- a CDS encoding Gfo/Idh/MocA family oxidoreductase gives MNTNQQKKSSTLSRRDFVRTTTLAAGAVTLAGPYIRTLRAGEPGPNSKVRAGLIGCGGMGSGDLECFFLNPEVDCAVIADIDDSHLANGAKLCEKHSRPKPDLVRDFRRVLDRKDVDIVIIATPDHWHALPTVMACQAGKDVYVEKPLATTVDEGRAMLTAAQKHNRIVQMGSQWKSCTHIIEAAEFVKSGKLGSVSMVRAWAWLDWQPQLEALPDGEPPAGVDYDFWLGPAPKRPFNPNRFHYNFRWFWDYAGGLMTDWGVHLINMALMGMPPVPPKTICSSGGTYVQRDSRETPDSQIALYEFPDFMLEWEHKSGVGVGLNNRSWGVSWSGTEGTILLNDAGWELVIEKRKANLEPQKHKSSGDPRPAHVRNFLDCVVSRKPPVLNLELAHHVSTVAHLGNIAFRSGSKLVWDAERERITNDSRADKLLGVKYRKPWKLPYAKRA, from the coding sequence ATGAATACAAACCAGCAAAAAAAATCTTCCACTCTCTCCCGGCGCGATTTCGTCCGCACCACTACGTTGGCGGCCGGCGCGGTGACGCTGGCCGGACCGTACATCCGCACGCTGCGCGCGGGTGAGCCGGGACCCAATTCCAAGGTGCGCGCGGGATTGATCGGCTGCGGCGGCATGGGCAGCGGCGACCTTGAATGTTTCTTCCTCAATCCGGAAGTGGATTGCGCGGTCATTGCCGACATTGATGACAGTCATCTGGCCAATGGCGCGAAACTGTGTGAAAAGCACTCGCGTCCCAAGCCGGATTTGGTGCGCGACTTTCGGCGCGTGCTGGATCGCAAGGACGTGGACATTGTGATCATTGCCACGCCGGACCACTGGCACGCGTTGCCCACCGTCATGGCGTGCCAGGCGGGCAAGGACGTTTACGTGGAAAAACCGCTGGCCACGACCGTGGATGAGGGACGCGCCATGTTGACGGCGGCGCAGAAGCATAATCGGATCGTGCAGATGGGGTCGCAGTGGAAGAGTTGCACGCACATCATCGAGGCGGCGGAGTTCGTGAAATCCGGTAAGCTGGGTTCCGTCAGCATGGTGCGGGCGTGGGCGTGGCTGGACTGGCAGCCGCAATTGGAAGCGCTGCCCGACGGCGAGCCACCGGCGGGGGTGGATTACGATTTCTGGTTGGGGCCGGCCCCGAAGCGCCCGTTCAACCCCAACCGATTTCATTACAACTTCCGCTGGTTCTGGGATTACGCGGGCGGGTTGATGACGGATTGGGGGGTGCATCTGATCAACATGGCGTTGATGGGCATGCCGCCCGTGCCTCCGAAAACGATCTGCTCCAGCGGCGGCACGTACGTGCAACGGGATTCGCGGGAAACGCCGGATTCACAAATCGCCCTCTATGAATTTCCGGATTTCATGTTGGAGTGGGAACACAAGAGCGGCGTCGGTGTAGGCTTGAACAACCGCTCGTGGGGCGTTTCCTGGAGCGGCACGGAGGGGACCATCCTGCTCAACGACGCCGGTTGGGAATTGGTCATTGAAAAGCGCAAGGCCAACCTCGAACCGCAGAAGCACAAGAGCAGCGGTGATCCGCGCCCGGCGCACGTGCGCAATTTCCTCGATTGCGTGGTGTCGCGGAAGCCGCCGGTGCTGAATCTGGAATTGGCGCACCACGTTTCGACGGTGGCGCACCTGGGCAATATCGCTTTCCGCAGCGGCAGCAAGTTGGTGTGGGACGCGGAACGGGAACGCATCACCAACGATTCGCGCGCGGACAAATTGCTGGGCGTCAAATATCGCAAACCGTGGAAGCTGCCCTACGCCAAACGCGCCTGA